The DNA segment AATATAGAGGTAAACATTTTGGACAAGTGATCTGGTCTAAGTTCCCAATTGGATTAAGTAATACCGATCATTATTATGATGGAAAAGGAAATAAAAATGACTTCAATACCTACATTAAAGTAAACTATAGCCCTATTGATCAGCTGAGCCTTTTTGCCGATCTGCAATATAGAAGAGTGACTTACGACATTAGTGGCCTGGATAAAAATGTGGAGCCAATTAATTTCAGTAACGACTACAATTTCTTTAATCCCAAAGTTGGTGCAACCTATTTTCTGAATCAACAAAGTAATATTTACACCTCATTCAGCGTAGCCAATAAAGAACCTAACCGTGATGATTTTACCAATCTAAAAAAGGGCATTCCTTCACCAAAACCAGAAAGATTAAATAACGTAGAAGCAGGCTATCGTTTTAATGACGGGACACTGAATGTAGGTGTAAATGTCTATGGAATGTTCTATAAAGATCAACTCATCTTTACAGGAGAAGTCAATGAATATGCTGATGCTTATCGCCAGAACGTAGACAAGAGCTACCGAATCGGAATTGAGCTTGATGGATCATATGTGATCAGCTCAAAATTTGCGGTAAATGCAAATGCCGCTTTCAGTAGAAATAAAATCAAAAACTATGTGGATTACGTGGCAAATACTGAAGAAGACGAAAGTACCAATATCATTGTTACCAACTATTCCAATCCTGACATCTCTTTTTCTCCAGCAGCTGTAGTCTCGGGAGAACTGGTCTATAAACCATTTAAAGGTTTCGCTGCTGCGCTTCAAAGTAAATACATCAGTAAACAGTACATGGACAATACACAAAATGAAAGTAAGATGCTAAAAGCCTACTGGGTAAACAATGCCAGACTTGGTTATGATTTCAAGATAAAAGGAATTAAAAACATCAATCTTGGACTCTTAGTCAACAATATTCTGAACAAGAAATATGAAAGCAATGGATATACCTATAGCTATGCATATAAAGGAGAGGTAACCCAACAAAATTTTTATTTCACACAGGCCGGAACTAATTTTTTACTTTCGCTAAATTTGAAATTTTAACATATATGAAGAAGTTCATCGAAAAACTCCATTTTATAACACACGACATCCATCAACATAGCCATATTGAACAGGTTCAGATTGCCTGTGGAGCAGGTGCAAAATGGGTGCAATACCGTTGTTTGACTAAAAATGACGAAGAGCTTCTGGAAGATATCAATGCAATTGCTGAAATCTGCGACGATTGGGGTGCTACCCTGATCGTTACAGATCATATTCATTTGAATGGCAAAGCCGATATTCAAGGATTTCATATCGAAGATATGGATGCCAACTTTGTGAAACTCCGTGAGCAATTGGGAGAAGCAATTACCATTGGTGGCTCTTCGAATACATTGGAAGGATTGATCAGGCTTGCTGAAGAAGGTGCAGATTATGCCGGATTCGGCCCTTTTTACACCACTAATACAAAACCGAACAATGCCCCTCTTCTTGGTATAGAAGGATATCAAACCGCCATGAAGGTGCTCAAAGAAAAGGCAATTGACTTACCTGTACTGGCAGTAGGAGGTATTACCTTGAGCGATGTAGCCCCTTTAATGACAACGGGTATCTTTGGAATCGCTGTGTCAGCCTCAATTAATCAGGCAGAAGATATGAGGGAAGCTTATCTGGATTTTTACGACCAACTCAAATAAAAACTAATCTTTTCATCAGTACCGATTCCATCCGATAAACATGAAAGCATATTTTATAAGTGGATTAGGTGCTGATGAAAGGGTTTTCCAGTTCCTGGATTTACCCGGAATCGAAAAGATCTACATCAAATGGATTCATCCTGAAGACCAGGAATCTTTAGCTTCCTATGCAAACCGCTTAACCGCCCAAATTGATTTAACACAGGATATTATTCTTGTAGGAATTTCATTCGGAGGGATCATTGCCCAGGAAATTGCAAAAATCAAAGCTTGTAAAAAAGTAATACTCATTTCCAGTATCAAATCTCCAAATGAGTTTAGCTGGCAACTGTCTATGGTATCATTCAGTCAAGTTTATCGGTTATTTCCTGCTAAAATTTTAAAATGGAGTAACGCACTTACAGCGGACTATTATTTTAGTACAACATCCAAATCTGAATCCAAACTTTTACATCAGATCATTAAAGAAACGGACAATAGGTTCATGCTTTGGGCCATAAATCGGCTGATGACCTGGAAAAATATCAATCCTCAAAAAAACATCACTCATATTCATGGAACCGCCGACCGCATATTTCCGATTTCTTCAATTAAAAGCTGTATAAAAGTTCAGGGAGGAGGACATTTTATGGTCGTCAATAAATCTACAGAACTAAGCAAAATAATTATGGAAAACATCTGATTTACATTTCAGAATTGAGCTCCTAAAACCTACATTTGTTCAAAACAATTTTCTCTTGGATAGTCCCGGTATCATAGAAAAACCCGATCCTTACGCTGCCCTCCGATATCCGGAATTCCGGTCTTACCTTGGAATGCGCTTCTTTTTTACGTTTGCTTATCAAATGCAGGCGGTCATCATCGGCTTTCATATCTATCATTTAACCAAAGATCCTTTAGCATTAGGTTTAGTTGGGCTTTGCGAAGCCATTCCCGCAATCTCTATTGCTCTATATGGAGGATACGTGGCCGACAAATCTGAAAAAAGAGGGTTGTTGCTGAAAGTATTTGCCGGCGTATTTCTTTGTTCACTCATTATGTTGGTGATCACCACTAACCGGATGCACGCCTATGTTCCAGTCAGTTATATTGTTCCTATCATGTATCTGATGGTTTTTGGAATTGGTATTGCCAGAGGCTTTTTTAGTCCGGCAACCTTCTCTTTAATGGCACAGATTGTTCCTAAAAAACTATACCCTAATTCCAGTACATGGAATAGTTCAAGCTGGCAGGCAGCCTCTATTCTTGGTCCGGCTACAGGAGGACTGATTTATGGATTTTATGGAATTACAGCGACCTATTCTGTAATTCTTGCTTTTATTGCTATTGCATTGGTTTGTATCTTCTTCTTAAAGCCTCATCCACCAACTTATATTCCCAAGGAAAGTATTGTAAAAAGTCTGACCGAAGGCGTCCATTTTGTCTTTAAAAATAAAATGATGCTAGGTGCCATGAGCCTGGACCTCTTCTCCGTATTTTTTGGGGGGGCGGTAGCTTTACTTCCTGTATTTGCCAATGATATCTTAAAAGTTGGCTCTGAGGGCCTTGGCTTTATGCGTGCAGCCGCTTCCAGTGGAGCGGTAATTACGATGTTGGCCATGACCCGCTTCTCTCCAATGAACAAGCCCTGGAGAAATTTACTCATCGCTGTTACAGGATTTGGAACAAGCATTATCTGTTATGGTCTTTCTAAAAATTTCTACCTGACCTTACTATTCCTTTTTATGGAAGGGGCTTTTGACAGCATCAGTGTCATCATTCGTTCCACCATTATGCAATTACTCACACCTGATGAAATGCGGGGTAGAGTATCTGCAGTAAACAGCATGTTTATCGGCTCTTCTAACGAGATTGGTGCCTTTGAATCCGGACTTACAGCAAAGCTGATGAGAACAGTACCTGCCGTTGTTTTTGGTGGAAGTATGACTATTCTCGTTGCAGGGATTACCTACCTCAAAACAAAAGGCTTAATGAAGCTAACCTTACAGGAAATCAACGACCAACAAACCTGATCAAGTCGCCAGCTTGCACATCTTTTTTATTCAAGACAGTAAGCCCCGTATAAAGGTCATCCTTAATATCTGTTCGGCTCATTTGAATCAGGAAAACGACACCCCGTTCAGTTTTAAAAGGTCATTGATGTCGTCTTTAAAAGTTAAATCTGCAAGATCAAAGGGGTTCGCTGCCTCAACTATTCTAGCTGCCGGTATTTGCTCTATCTTTTTGGTATGTGAATAGCAAGACTGCATCAACAGAGATAAGCTCAAATTAACAATCATCCCCTTCATCGCTTTTTTCTTATCCCTTCCCCGACTGAGAGCTTTAATTATCTTTACGTTCTCCTACCTGCTGTCTCCACATGGCATAGTATAGGCCATTTTCAGCCAATAGATCTTCATGTTTTCCTTGTTCGATGATATGTCCTTTCTCTAGCACATAAATGCGATCGGCATGACGAATCGTAGAAAGCCTGTGTGCGATTAATATAGTGATGTGGTTCGTCTGTACCGAAATATCACGAATAGTGGCTGTAATGTCTTCTTCAGTCAAAGAATCGAGAGAAGAAGT comes from the Pedobacter sp. FW305-3-2-15-E-R2A2 genome and includes:
- a CDS encoding thiamine phosphate synthase; this encodes MKKFIEKLHFITHDIHQHSHIEQVQIACGAGAKWVQYRCLTKNDEELLEDINAIAEICDDWGATLIVTDHIHLNGKADIQGFHIEDMDANFVKLREQLGEAITIGGSSNTLEGLIRLAEEGADYAGFGPFYTTNTKPNNAPLLGIEGYQTAMKVLKEKAIDLPVLAVGGITLSDVAPLMTTGIFGIAVSASINQAEDMREAYLDFYDQLK
- a CDS encoding alpha/beta hydrolase gives rise to the protein MKAYFISGLGADERVFQFLDLPGIEKIYIKWIHPEDQESLASYANRLTAQIDLTQDIILVGISFGGIIAQEIAKIKACKKVILISSIKSPNEFSWQLSMVSFSQVYRLFPAKILKWSNALTADYYFSTTSKSESKLLHQIIKETDNRFMLWAINRLMTWKNINPQKNITHIHGTADRIFPISSIKSCIKVQGGGHFMVVNKSTELSKIIMENI
- a CDS encoding MFS transporter; translation: MDSPGIIEKPDPYAALRYPEFRSYLGMRFFFTFAYQMQAVIIGFHIYHLTKDPLALGLVGLCEAIPAISIALYGGYVADKSEKRGLLLKVFAGVFLCSLIMLVITTNRMHAYVPVSYIVPIMYLMVFGIGIARGFFSPATFSLMAQIVPKKLYPNSSTWNSSSWQAASILGPATGGLIYGFYGITATYSVILAFIAIALVCIFFLKPHPPTYIPKESIVKSLTEGVHFVFKNKMMLGAMSLDLFSVFFGGAVALLPVFANDILKVGSEGLGFMRAAASSGAVITMLAMTRFSPMNKPWRNLLIAVTGFGTSIICYGLSKNFYLTLLFLFMEGAFDSISVIIRSTIMQLLTPDEMRGRVSAVNSMFIGSSNEIGAFESGLTAKLMRTVPAVVFGGSMTILVAGITYLKTKGLMKLTLQEINDQQT